From a single Piliocolobus tephrosceles isolate RC106 chromosome 21, ASM277652v3, whole genome shotgun sequence genomic region:
- the SMIM24 gene encoding small integral membrane protein 24, with protein sequence MEALGVLLVLEFLLLSPTEAQQATERRLKPWLVSLAAVVGFLFIVYVVLLANRLWCSKARAEDEETTLRMEFNPYQDESEDKREKKVAKEKEEKRKKEKKAGKEGESNLGLELEEKEPRYHEIAKNTTM encoded by the exons ATGGAGGCCCTGGGGGTCCTTCTGGTGCTGGAGTTTCTGCTCCTCTCCCCGACGGAGGCCCAGCAGG CCACGGAGCGTCGCCTGAAGCCGTGGCTCGTGAGCCTGGCTGCAGTAGTTGGCTTCCTGTTCATCGTCTATGTGGTGTTGCTGGCCAACCGCCTCTGGTGCTCCAAGGCCAG GGCTGAGGACGAGGAGACCACGTTAAGAATGGAGTTCAACCCATACCAGGACGAGAG TGAagacaagagagagaagaaagtggccaaggagaaagaagagaagaggaagaaggagaaaaaggcagggaaggaaggagagagcaaCTTGGGACTGGAGCTGGAGGAAAAAGAGCCCAGATACCATGAGATAGCAAAGAACACAACCATGTGA